Proteins co-encoded in one Acidobacteriota bacterium genomic window:
- a CDS encoding alkaline phosphatase family protein, translating to MAARRPPRRVLVTRALLALVMSALVVAMPGAQAPRTAATAAARAGDQPVKLVLLVAVDQFRADYLTRFGAPRAGLRTLVTRGAVFTNAYLEHGHTVTAVGHSTMLTGATPSVSGIIANSWYERSTKGNVESVTDATVRIVGGEGSAPGVSPRRLLVTTLGDQLKLASPAAPGSSEAPRVIGISIKDRSAILPSGHAADAAYFVRNGKFVTSSYYRDALPAWVEAVNAKDLIGSQAGKRWEFEGGVHEYPAEPGSRLTTDVLTGPVGNELVLAMAAGALEHERLGQRGVTDVLTVSFSANDSVGHKYGPESPEVRDMTAQVDRQIQRLFDEIEKRVGLANVLVAFTADHGALPLPEAITALRIPGGRFKAQLVQDAVEAALDARFGQATWVESMSLPQIYLNHALLAEKKIEPVLARRVAAEAAATVPHVARTYTRDAIVNGQMEGDHISELVVRAYHRERSGDLFVVLEPNWTTATTGTSHGTPYGYDAHIPLIIMGPGVKPGTYPRNVALNDLAPTLATVLGVEPPNGSQGHAIADAIRGGARAVLPLPAKKPAAHAGTP from the coding sequence ATGGCCGCTCGTCGTCCCCCTCGTCGTGTCCTGGTCACCCGCGCGCTGCTCGCGCTGGTGATGTCCGCACTCGTCGTCGCCATGCCCGGCGCGCAGGCGCCGCGCACCGCGGCGACCGCCGCAGCGCGCGCCGGCGATCAGCCTGTGAAGCTCGTGTTGCTCGTGGCCGTCGACCAGTTCAGGGCCGACTACCTCACGCGCTTCGGCGCGCCGCGTGCCGGCCTGCGCACGCTGGTGACGCGCGGCGCCGTGTTCACCAACGCGTACCTCGAGCACGGACACACGGTGACGGCCGTCGGCCACTCGACGATGCTCACGGGCGCGACTCCGTCGGTGAGCGGCATCATCGCGAACTCGTGGTACGAGCGATCGACGAAGGGTAATGTCGAGAGCGTCACCGACGCCACCGTCCGCATCGTCGGCGGCGAGGGGTCGGCGCCGGGCGTGTCGCCGCGTCGCCTGCTCGTGACGACGCTCGGCGATCAGCTGAAGCTGGCATCACCGGCGGCACCGGGCTCGTCCGAGGCGCCGCGGGTGATCGGCATCTCGATCAAGGACCGGAGCGCGATCCTGCCGTCGGGGCACGCGGCGGACGCGGCGTACTTCGTGCGCAACGGCAAGTTCGTCACCAGTTCCTACTATCGCGACGCGCTGCCCGCGTGGGTGGAGGCCGTCAACGCGAAGGACCTGATCGGGAGCCAGGCAGGGAAGCGGTGGGAGTTCGAGGGGGGCGTCCACGAGTATCCGGCCGAGCCGGGCTCACGCCTGACGACGGACGTGCTGACGGGGCCCGTCGGCAACGAACTGGTGCTCGCGATGGCCGCCGGGGCGCTCGAGCACGAGCGACTCGGGCAGCGCGGCGTGACGGACGTCCTCACGGTGAGCTTCTCGGCCAACGACTCGGTCGGTCACAAGTACGGGCCCGAGTCTCCGGAGGTCCGCGACATGACGGCGCAGGTCGATCGGCAGATCCAGCGTCTCTTCGACGAGATCGAGAAACGCGTCGGCCTTGCGAACGTGCTTGTCGCCTTCACGGCCGATCACGGCGCGCTGCCGCTGCCCGAAGCCATCACGGCGCTGCGCATCCCCGGGGGCCGGTTCAAGGCGCAACTCGTGCAGGATGCCGTCGAGGCGGCGCTCGACGCGCGATTCGGCCAGGCCACGTGGGTCGAGAGCATGTCGCTGCCGCAGATCTACCTGAATCACGCGTTGCTCGCCGAGAAGAAGATCGAGCCGGTGCTGGCGCGTCGCGTGGCGGCCGAGGCGGCGGCCACCGTGCCGCACGTCGCGCGCACCTATACGCGTGACGCGATCGTCAACGGGCAGATGGAAGGCGACCACATCTCCGAACTCGTCGTCCGTGCGTACCATCGCGAGCGGTCCGGCGATCTGTTCGTGGTGCTCGAGCCGAACTGGACGACGGCCACGACCGGGACGTCGCACGGCACCCCGTACGGATACGACGCGCACATCCCGCTCATCATCATGGGCCCGGGCGTGAAGCCCGGCACGTACCCGCGCAACGTGGCGCTCAACGATCTCGCGCCGACACTGGCGACGGTGCTCGGCGTCGAGCCGCCCAATGGATCGCAGGGGCACGCGATTGCCGACGCGATTCGCGGGGGCGCGCGCGCGGTGTTGCCGCTGCCGGCCAAGAAGCCCGCGGCGCACGCCGGCACGCCGTGA
- a CDS encoding amidohydrolase family protein: MRGDRQPATGNRQPGKAQPGTGQRAPGTGRQCDARPGTGPSRRAILRWGLAAAGAVVGTRGAWAGQAAAPGRVAIEARRLFDGTRLITDNGARVVVLDGRIVAAGAVGHVPIPDGASVTRIDGGTILPGLIDCHFHIEEDPAMALRQLAHGITAFRDPGEWLEVHEPLRRLIADERLPGPRLFLTGPHIDGERPAYPADAVVARDPQEARRQVERAIDGGATAIKIYFRLSLASALAVIDTCRTRGVPSTAHLEILDARDLLDAGMTGIEHITSFGTAIASPMQAERYRQAVLADNGARRDGRYALFAEIDLDGPDAKRLYAVVARTRPFVDATLAVFERRPTDAVPAGSTLSAARRAEGFARMQALVRRLHDNGARIVMGGHTEVPHAGRGEAPWRELELLVESGLTPAQALTAGTTNAAAFLGVGGTDLGAIRQGAAADLLVVDGNPADDIRAIRHVRMVMAAGQQVDIARLGTR; the protein is encoded by the coding sequence GTGAGGGGGGACCGGCAACCGGCAACGGGCAACCGGCAACCGGGGAAGGCACAGCCGGGTACCGGGCAGCGGGCACCGGGCACCGGACGGCAGTGCGATGCACGGCCCGGCACCGGGCCGTCACGACGCGCGATTCTGAGGTGGGGGCTCGCGGCGGCGGGGGCTGTTGTCGGCACGCGTGGTGCGTGGGCGGGGCAAGCGGCGGCGCCGGGGCGCGTGGCGATCGAGGCGCGGCGGTTGTTCGACGGGACGCGTCTCATCACCGACAACGGCGCGCGGGTCGTCGTGCTCGACGGACGCATCGTTGCCGCTGGCGCGGTCGGTCATGTGCCGATCCCGGACGGCGCGTCCGTCACGCGGATCGACGGGGGCACCATCCTGCCCGGCCTCATCGACTGCCACTTCCATATCGAGGAAGACCCGGCGATGGCGTTGCGGCAGCTCGCGCACGGGATCACGGCGTTCCGCGATCCGGGTGAGTGGCTCGAAGTACACGAGCCTCTCCGGCGCCTCATCGCCGACGAGCGACTGCCCGGTCCGCGGCTCTTCCTCACCGGCCCGCACATCGACGGCGAGCGACCCGCGTATCCCGCCGACGCGGTCGTCGCACGCGACCCGCAGGAAGCGCGCCGACAGGTGGAGCGCGCGATCGACGGCGGTGCGACGGCGATCAAGATCTACTTCCGCCTGTCGCTCGCCAGTGCGCTCGCCGTCATCGACACGTGCCGGACGCGCGGTGTGCCGAGCACCGCGCATCTGGAGATCCTCGACGCGCGCGACCTGCTCGACGCCGGGATGACGGGCATCGAGCACATCACGTCATTCGGCACGGCGATCGCCTCGCCGATGCAGGCCGAACGCTACCGCCAGGCCGTCCTCGCCGACAACGGTGCGCGCCGCGACGGTCGCTACGCGCTCTTCGCCGAGATCGATCTCGACGGACCGGATGCGAAACGGCTCTATGCAGTCGTGGCACGCACGCGCCCGTTCGTCGACGCGACGCTCGCAGTCTTCGAGCGACGACCGACAGACGCCGTGCCGGCGGGCTCTACTCTTTCGGCAGCGCGACGCGCGGAAGGGTTCGCGCGCATGCAGGCGCTCGTGCGGCGGCTGCACGACAACGGTGCGCGCATCGTGATGGGCGGACACACGGAGGTGCCACACGCCGGCCGCGGCGAAGCGCCATGGCGCGAACTCGAACTGCTGGTGGAGAGCGGACTCACACCCGCGCAGGCGCTGACGGCGGGCACCACCAATGCGGCGGCATTCCTCGGCGTCGGCGGCACGGATCTCGGTGCGATCCGTCAGGGTGCGGCAGCGGACCTCCTCGTCGTCGACGGAAATCCTGCCGACGACATCCGCGCCATCCGCCACGTCAGGATGGTCATGGCCGCTGGGCAGCAGGTGGACATCGCGCGGCTCGGCACACGCTGA
- a CDS encoding glycerophosphodiester phosphodiesterase — protein MTMTQVLLVGGVAVVAALSVLYAAPAAPRTPWVVAHRGASAYAPENTVPAFTRAAEQGATFVEIDLQRTRDGALVVLHDSTLERTTDVEDVFPDRARVVTVRGEARRQWPLADFTLDEIRRLDAGRWFDARFAGTRIPTFGEAIAAVRGRTGLFIELKAPDQYPGIEREMIAELKAAGLDQPWADPRTPVLLQSFTVSSLRLLATDLRTPLPIHLLFGPADAARWTSAEGLAEARTFATGLSPDKQVIRTDPTLIARARALGMPVTPYTFRASAVGTFADVTAEIQAALAQGVDGVITDNPDKAGPR, from the coding sequence ATGACGATGACTCAGGTGCTGCTGGTTGGTGGCGTGGCCGTGGTCGCGGCGCTGTCGGTGCTGTATGCGGCGCCGGCGGCGCCGCGGACGCCGTGGGTGGTGGCGCATAGAGGCGCGTCGGCGTACGCGCCCGAGAACACCGTGCCGGCCTTCACGCGGGCAGCCGAGCAGGGCGCGACGTTCGTGGAGATCGACCTGCAGCGCACGCGCGACGGCGCGCTCGTGGTGTTGCACGACTCGACGCTCGAACGCACGACGGACGTCGAGGACGTCTTCCCCGATCGCGCGCGCGTCGTGACCGTGAGAGGTGAGGCGCGACGGCAGTGGCCGCTCGCCGACTTCACGCTCGACGAGATCAGACGACTCGACGCGGGACGCTGGTTCGACGCGCGCTTCGCGGGCACGCGCATCCCGACCTTCGGCGAGGCCATCGCCGCCGTGCGCGGACGGACGGGCCTGTTCATCGAGCTGAAGGCGCCCGACCAGTACCCGGGCATCGAGCGCGAGATGATCGCGGAGCTGAAGGCGGCCGGACTCGATCAGCCGTGGGCCGATCCGCGTACGCCGGTACTGCTGCAGTCGTTCACGGTGAGCAGCCTGCGACTGCTCGCGACGGACCTGCGGACGCCGCTCCCGATTCACCTGCTGTTCGGGCCTGCCGACGCGGCGCGCTGGACGTCGGCAGAGGGACTTGCCGAGGCGCGTACGTTCGCCACGGGCCTGAGTCCAGACAAGCAGGTGATCCGCACCGACCCCACGCTCATCGCTCGAGCGCGTGCGCTCGGCATGCCCGTCACCCCGTACACTTTCCGCGCGTCGGCGGTCGGCACGTTCGCCGACGTGACGGCGGAGATCCAGGCCGCCCTCGCGCAAGGCGTCGACGGCGTCATCACGGACAACCCGGACAAAGCCGGACCACGGTGA
- a CDS encoding helix-turn-helix domain-containing protein, producing MNAQGRLRGTEADRARLQAWARSTTAPHRLVLRSQIVLHLLDGRSQVSVARLLGVSRDTVCRWERRFAVEGVDALRHDRPGRGRRPGRNATHVARVVEALRTSPTGSWSVRRLAAHVGISAASVQRIWRDVERRGAQSESLSGQIVSRDTRAVASLAGKDLASRGRDLVRRSTVSQEESPCR from the coding sequence TTGAACGCGCAGGGACGCCTGCGCGGCACCGAAGCGGACCGCGCGCGGCTCCAGGCGTGGGCGCGTTCCACGACGGCGCCGCACAGGCTCGTCCTGCGCAGCCAGATCGTCCTGCATCTGCTCGATGGGCGCAGTCAGGTGAGCGTGGCGCGTCTGCTCGGCGTGTCGCGCGACACCGTGTGCCGCTGGGAGCGTCGCTTCGCTGTCGAGGGGGTCGACGCCCTTCGACACGACAGGCCCGGACGCGGTCGTCGTCCGGGACGCAACGCCACGCATGTCGCCCGCGTGGTCGAGGCCCTGCGCACGTCGCCGACGGGCTCGTGGAGCGTGCGCCGACTCGCCGCGCACGTGGGCATCAGCGCCGCGTCGGTGCAGCGCATCTGGCGCGACGTCGAGCGCCGCGGCGCGCAGTCGGAGTCGCTGTCAGGACAAATCGTGAGTCGCGACACCCGCGCGGTGGCGTCGCTCGCTGGCAAGGACCTTGCCTCTCGCGGTCGTGATCTCGTGCGTCGCTCCACCGTGTCTCAGGAAGAGTCCCCATGTCGATGA
- a CDS encoding MFS transporter translates to MARRVRGLRWYIGGLLFLSTVINYIDRQTLAVLAPELKRLYEWSNADFARVLIAFRVAYAVGQTIAGRVIDKLGTRNGLAFGVAWYSVAAMATSMATGLGSFMGARFLLGLGEAANWPGATKAVSEWFPRRESGWAVALFDSGSSVGAAIAPWLVLSLYAAFGSWRPAFIITGALGFVWLALFLLLYRKPDAHPLITDEEREMLRRDKALDAAEHATGTALPYRTLIRLPQTWGYVLSKTFTDPVWFFITDWFAIYLVSRGFSIEEGLLAFWVPFLAADAGNFFGGGVSSRLIARGWSVGAARKAIGVMGAIGMTMLVPTLWVVSLPAIIACFAVSTFAYAAFSTVVLNLPADLYDSASVASVSGLGGTGAGLGTIAAIYLTGWMADEYSFTPVMIGASIVPWFALLAMLTLVRNTAATRAGLVREV, encoded by the coding sequence ATGGCGCGTCGTGTACGCGGGCTGCGGTGGTACATCGGCGGACTGTTGTTCCTGTCGACGGTCATCAACTACATCGACAGGCAGACGCTGGCCGTGCTCGCACCGGAGCTCAAGCGCCTCTACGAGTGGAGCAACGCCGACTTCGCCCGCGTGCTCATCGCGTTTCGCGTCGCCTACGCCGTCGGCCAGACGATCGCGGGGCGCGTGATCGACAAGCTGGGCACCCGCAACGGCCTGGCGTTCGGCGTGGCGTGGTACTCCGTGGCGGCGATGGCCACATCGATGGCGACGGGCCTGGGGTCGTTCATGGGCGCGCGCTTCCTGCTGGGTCTCGGCGAAGCCGCCAACTGGCCCGGTGCGACCAAGGCCGTCTCCGAGTGGTTCCCCCGACGCGAGTCCGGTTGGGCCGTCGCGCTCTTCGACAGCGGCTCGTCGGTGGGCGCCGCCATCGCACCGTGGCTGGTGCTGTCGCTCTACGCGGCGTTCGGGAGCTGGCGGCCGGCGTTCATCATCACGGGCGCCCTCGGCTTCGTCTGGCTCGCGCTGTTCCTCCTGCTCTACCGCAAGCCCGACGCGCACCCGCTCATCACCGATGAGGAACGCGAGATGCTGCGGCGCGACAAGGCACTCGACGCCGCCGAGCACGCAACGGGCACGGCGCTCCCCTATCGCACGCTGATCAGGCTGCCGCAGACGTGGGGCTACGTGCTCTCGAAGACCTTCACGGATCCGGTGTGGTTCTTCATCACCGACTGGTTCGCCATCTATCTCGTAAGCCGTGGCTTCAGCATCGAGGAAGGGCTGCTCGCGTTCTGGGTGCCGTTCCTTGCCGCCGACGCGGGCAACTTCTTCGGTGGCGGCGTGTCGAGCCGCCTCATCGCGCGCGGCTGGTCCGTTGGCGCGGCGCGCAAGGCGATCGGCGTGATGGGCGCCATCGGCATGACCATGCTCGTGCCGACGCTGTGGGTCGTGTCGCTGCCCGCGATCATCGCGTGCTTCGCCGTCTCCACGTTCGCCTACGCGGCGTTCTCGACAGTCGTGCTCAACCTGCCGGCCGACCTCTACGATTCCGCGTCAGTGGCGTCCGTGAGCGGCTTGGGCGGCACCGGCGCCGGCCTCGGGACGATCGCCGCGATCTACCTCACGGGCTGGATGGCCGACGAGTACTCCTTCACTCCCGTGATGATCGGTGCCAGCATCGTTCCATGGTTCGCGCTGCTCGCCATGCTCACGCTCGTCCGCAACACGGCCGCCACACGGGCGGGGTTGGTGAGGGAGGTGTGA
- a CDS encoding M20 family metallopeptidase, translated as MVDAITALARIESPSGDDAALARCADAVMGMLRECSAAPFDSHQDSPGGEFSRSLMAAASLRSDGRRVLLLGHFDTVWPVGTLATMPVEIRDGRLYGPGTFDMKAGLVIAGLAAALAAPHLRTIGVDILFTSDEEVGSVASRAAIEAAARESIAVLVFEPSLPGGVLKTARKGIGTFRLDAHGVAAHAGVAPQDGASAVTEIARQVLALQALEDPARGTTINTGVISGGTRTNVIAEHASIEVDVRVSERAEQARIEAAWDALRAHDPRVVLTRHGGFDRPPMERGPQSRALYELARHAGASMGIDVAEGSTGGASDGNFTAALGIPTLDGLGADGDGAHARHEHVVIESLTDRAALAAAILLALDE; from the coding sequence ATGGTCGACGCAATCACCGCGCTCGCGCGCATCGAGTCGCCGAGTGGCGACGATGCGGCGCTAGCGCGGTGCGCGGATGCCGTGATGGGGATGTTACGCGAGTGTAGTGCAGCGCCATTCGACTCGCATCAGGACTCGCCTGGCGGCGAGTTCTCACGCTCGCTCATGGCTGCCGCCTCGCTTCGCTCGGACGGCAGGCGTGTGCTGCTGCTGGGGCACTTCGACACGGTCTGGCCTGTCGGGACGCTGGCGACCATGCCGGTGGAGATTCGCGACGGGCGTCTGTATGGTCCCGGCACGTTCGACATGAAGGCAGGGCTCGTGATCGCGGGGCTGGCGGCGGCGCTCGCGGCGCCGCACCTGCGAACGATCGGCGTCGACATCCTGTTCACGAGCGACGAGGAAGTCGGCAGCGTGGCATCGCGCGCGGCGATCGAGGCGGCGGCGCGGGAAAGTATCGCCGTGCTCGTGTTCGAACCGTCGCTGCCGGGCGGCGTGCTCAAGACGGCGCGCAAGGGGATCGGCACGTTCCGGCTCGACGCGCACGGCGTGGCGGCGCACGCGGGCGTGGCGCCGCAGGATGGTGCGTCGGCGGTCACGGAGATCGCGCGACAGGTGCTTGCGCTCCAGGCACTCGAAGACCCGGCGCGCGGCACCACCATCAACACGGGCGTCATCAGCGGCGGCACGCGTACCAACGTCATCGCCGAACACGCGAGCATCGAGGTCGACGTGCGCGTGTCGGAACGGGCAGAACAGGCGCGCATCGAAGCGGCGTGGGACGCGCTGCGCGCGCACGACCCGCGCGTCGTGCTCACGCGTCACGGCGGGTTCGACAGACCGCCGATGGAACGCGGGCCGCAATCGCGCGCGCTCTACGAACTCGCGCGCCACGCCGGCGCGTCGATGGGCATCGACGTTGCCGAAGGATCGACGGGTGGGGCGTCCGACGGCAACTTCACCGCCGCTCTCGGTATCCCCACGCTCGACGGCCTCGGCGCCGACGGCGACGGCGCGCACGCGCGCCACGAACACGTGGTGATCGAGTCGCTCACCGACCGCGCCGCCCTCGCCGCCGCCATCCTCCTCGCCCTCGACGAATAG
- a CDS encoding sigma-70 family RNA polymerase sigma factor produces the protein MTRQDIAPLLAGTAAGEEEAAARLFAIVYDELRRLAASALRRERADHTLQPTALVHEAFLRLVDVPEEQWHDRGHFVALAARAMRRVLVDHARGRNTLKRGKADLRVPFEGVDVAAGEPTGVDLVALDTVLERLAALDPRQARIVELRFFGGLTVDETAALIGTSTRTIKRDWQMARAWLRRELARIDDDA, from the coding sequence GTGACGCGGCAGGACATCGCGCCGCTGCTGGCCGGTACGGCCGCCGGTGAGGAAGAGGCCGCCGCGCGGCTCTTCGCGATCGTCTACGACGAGCTGCGCCGGCTTGCCGCGTCGGCATTGCGCCGGGAACGCGCCGATCACACGCTGCAGCCGACGGCGCTCGTGCACGAGGCGTTCCTGCGCCTGGTGGACGTGCCGGAGGAGCAGTGGCACGACCGTGGCCACTTCGTGGCGCTGGCCGCGCGGGCGATGCGACGCGTGCTGGTGGACCACGCACGCGGACGCAACACGCTGAAGCGCGGCAAGGCCGACCTGCGCGTCCCGTTCGAAGGCGTCGACGTGGCGGCGGGGGAGCCGACGGGCGTCGATCTCGTCGCGCTCGACACGGTGCTGGAACGCCTGGCCGCGCTCGATCCGCGCCAGGCCCGCATCGTCGAACTCCGCTTCTTCGGGGGCCTCACCGTCGACGAAACCGCCGCCCTCATCGGCACCTCCACCCGCACCATCAAGCGCGACTGGCAGATGGCACGCGCATGGCTGCGGCGAGAGCTCGCACGGATCGACGACGACGCCTGA
- a CDS encoding FtsX-like permease family protein — MNDGHRAPDNLTDRGVGLLIAAIGLYGVVSYAVAQHTREIGLRMALGAAPRSILAMILDRAGVLVTAGLAIGLIGAWFFGAAIEAFLSEVPAHDAGVFALALATLAATALVAAGLPHAAQRQSTH; from the coding sequence ATGAATGACGGGCACCGGGCACCGGATAACCTGACCGACCGTGGCGTGGGCTTGCTCATCGCGGCGATCGGCCTGTATGGCGTGGTGAGTTACGCGGTGGCGCAGCACACACGCGAGATCGGCCTGCGCATGGCACTCGGTGCCGCACCGCGCAGCATCCTCGCCATGATCCTCGACCGTGCCGGCGTGCTCGTGACGGCAGGCCTCGCGATCGGCCTCATCGGCGCGTGGTTCTTCGGCGCGGCGATCGAAGCGTTCCTGTCCGAAGTCCCCGCGCACGACGCCGGTGTGTTCGCCCTGGCGCTGGCTACCCTCGCCGCCACCGCCCTCGTCGCCGCCGGCCTCCCGCACGCCGCGCAGCGTCAGTCGACCCACTGA
- a CDS encoding amidohydrolase family protein: MATDRSPLVGFIALAIIAVTLGVVAQPRGGGSATAPDANGQCPPGTTEVRAGRCQAPELPAPSILDYRPRSTLVTETHLVPRAKFPVVDIHSHTGPTAENIERLIGELDALNVRVLVNLSGGASPDAIKQKTDFIKASAYPDRFRVFANVNWDGADAPGWAGKAVADLEASVRNGAIGLKIFKNLGLTTRRSDGSRLKLDDPVLNPVWQACARLDIPVLIHTAEPMEFFAPMDYRNERWLELALFPSRRNNAPGQPSFEDLIGERERMFAANPKTRYIAAHFGYYGHDLKRAAAALDALPNMVLEVSAVLYEFGRAPRSARAFFIKYQDRILFGKDAYAPREYPYYWRVFETGDEYFDYYRNYHAFWKLYGMELPDAVLKKVYYANALRVTPGLPR; this comes from the coding sequence ATGGCCACGGACCGCTCTCCCCTCGTCGGCTTCATCGCGCTCGCCATCATCGCCGTCACGCTCGGCGTCGTCGCACAGCCTCGCGGCGGCGGATCCGCAACCGCGCCTGACGCCAACGGGCAGTGTCCACCAGGCACGACGGAAGTGCGCGCCGGACGATGCCAGGCGCCGGAACTGCCGGCGCCGAGCATCCTCGACTACCGTCCACGCTCGACGCTGGTGACAGAGACGCACCTGGTGCCCAGGGCGAAGTTCCCTGTCGTCGACATCCACAGTCACACGGGGCCGACAGCCGAGAACATCGAACGCCTGATCGGCGAGCTCGACGCGCTGAACGTGCGCGTGCTCGTGAACCTCAGCGGCGGCGCGAGTCCGGACGCCATCAAGCAGAAGACGGACTTCATCAAGGCGAGCGCCTATCCCGATCGTTTCCGCGTGTTCGCCAACGTGAACTGGGACGGCGCCGACGCGCCGGGCTGGGCCGGGAAGGCGGTGGCCGATCTCGAGGCTTCGGTCCGCAACGGCGCGATCGGCCTGAAGATCTTCAAGAACCTCGGGCTCACCACGCGCCGCAGCGATGGCAGCCGCCTGAAGCTCGACGACCCGGTGCTGAACCCGGTGTGGCAGGCCTGCGCGCGGCTCGACATCCCCGTGTTGATCCACACGGCGGAACCCATGGAGTTCTTCGCGCCGATGGACTACCGCAACGAGCGGTGGCTGGAACTGGCGCTCTTCCCGAGCCGCCGCAACAACGCGCCGGGACAGCCGTCGTTCGAGGATCTCATCGGCGAACGCGAGCGGATGTTCGCCGCCAATCCGAAGACGCGGTACATCGCCGCGCACTTCGGCTACTACGGCCACGACCTGAAGCGCGCCGCCGCCGCGCTCGACGCGCTGCCGAACATGGTGCTCGAAGTGTCAGCCGTCCTTTACGAATTCGGCCGCGCCCCGCGGTCGGCGCGCGCGTTCTTCATCAAGTACCAGGACCGCATCCTGTTCGGCAAGGACGCCTACGCGCCGCGCGAGTACCCGTACTACTGGCGCGTCTTCGAAACCGGCGACGAGTACTTCGACTACTACCGCAACTACCACGCCTTCTGGAAGCTGTACGGCATGGAACTCCCAGACGCGGTGCTGAAGAAGGTCTACTACGCCAACGCGCTCCGCGTGACACCGGGGCTGCCGCGGTAA
- the arfB gene encoding aminoacyl-tRNA hydrolase translates to MIRVSDAIVLHERELEERFVRASGPGGQNVNKVSTAVQLRVDVSSTTLPAAVKARLIRLAGTRVTGEGVLVIEAREYRTQAQNRVAARERLAALLEQAATPPRPRHETRPTRASKVRRLEDKQKRGDVKRARRSRDDDP, encoded by the coding sequence GTGATTCGCGTCTCCGACGCGATCGTCCTGCACGAACGCGAGCTCGAAGAGCGCTTCGTCCGCGCGTCCGGGCCCGGCGGGCAGAACGTCAACAAGGTCTCGACGGCCGTGCAGTTGCGCGTGGACGTCTCGTCCACCACGCTCCCGGCTGCTGTCAAGGCGCGCCTCATCAGGCTCGCGGGCACGCGCGTGACGGGCGAGGGCGTGCTCGTCATCGAAGCGCGCGAGTACCGCACGCAGGCGCAGAATCGCGTCGCCGCGCGCGAGCGGCTCGCCGCGCTGCTGGAGCAGGCCGCCACGCCGCCGCGCCCGCGCCACGAGACGCGCCCCACGCGCGCGTCGAAGGTGCGGCGCCTCGAAGACAAACAGAAGCGCGGCGACGTCAAGCGCGCCCGCCGCTCCCGCGACGACGACCCGTAG
- the menC gene encoding o-succinylbenzoate synthase, with protein MRLTAIELRFIELSLVRPFVTSFGRTDSRIVPLLRMQADGVEGWGEVVADREPLFSSETVSTAKHVLVDCFIPALLQTSLSSVEDVAGALRHFKGHRMAKAGLELAFMDLAARTRGVSIAEAIGGVRDRVAVGVSLGIEPAVPALVDQVLRHVAQGYQRIKLKIRPGWDVDVVRTVREAYPEGWLSVDANTAYTLAQADHLRELDAFDLLMIEQPLAPDDMVDHAVLQKMLRTDICLDETIVHTRAAAHALAMGSCRLINIKIGRVGGYTEALGIHDVCQAHGAPVWCGGMLESGIGRAHNLALASLPNFTLPGDISASKRYWTRDITERPFEVDADGTVAVPQGPGIGVAIDEDFLDTITVERLVFTGN; from the coding sequence CTGCGCCTGACGGCGATCGAACTCCGGTTCATCGAGCTCTCCCTCGTGCGGCCGTTCGTCACAAGCTTCGGCCGCACAGACTCGCGCATCGTCCCGCTGCTCCGCATGCAGGCCGATGGCGTGGAGGGATGGGGCGAGGTGGTGGCCGATCGCGAGCCACTCTTCAGTTCCGAGACCGTGTCGACGGCGAAGCATGTGCTCGTCGACTGCTTCATCCCCGCGCTGCTCCAGACATCGCTGTCGTCGGTCGAGGACGTGGCGGGCGCGCTGCGGCACTTCAAGGGGCACCGGATGGCGAAGGCCGGCCTCGAACTCGCGTTCATGGATCTCGCGGCGCGGACGCGCGGCGTCTCGATCGCCGAAGCGATTGGTGGCGTCCGCGATCGCGTGGCCGTCGGCGTGAGCCTCGGCATCGAGCCGGCCGTCCCGGCGCTCGTCGATCAGGTGCTGCGGCACGTGGCGCAGGGCTACCAGCGCATCAAGCTGAAGATCCGGCCGGGATGGGATGTCGACGTGGTGCGCACCGTGCGTGAGGCGTACCCGGAAGGGTGGCTGTCTGTGGACGCCAACACCGCGTACACGCTCGCGCAGGCCGATCACCTGCGGGAGCTCGATGCGTTCGACCTGCTGATGATCGAGCAGCCGCTCGCGCCCGACGACATGGTCGATCACGCAGTACTGCAGAAGATGCTGCGCACGGACATCTGCCTGGACGAGACGATCGTCCACACGCGCGCGGCGGCGCATGCGCTCGCCATGGGCAGCTGCCGGTTGATCAACATCAAGATCGGGCGCGTGGGCGGGTACACCGAGGCGCTCGGGATCCACGATGTGTGTCAGGCGCACGGTGCGCCGGTGTGGTGCGGCGGCATGCTGGAGAGCGGCATCGGCCGCGCGCACAACCTCGCGCTGGCGAGCCTGCCGAACTTCACGCTGCCCGGCGACATCTCCGCCAGCAAGCGCTACTGGACGCGCGACATCACCGAGCGCCCGTTCGAAGTCGACGCCGACGGCACGGTCGCCGTCCCACAGGGCCCCGGCATCGGCGTCGCGATCGACGAGGACTTCCTCGACACGATCACCGTCGAACGCCTGGTTTTCACCGGCAACTGA